One window of the Herbiconiux sp. L3-i23 genome contains the following:
- a CDS encoding energy-coupling factor transporter transmembrane protein EcfT — protein MSATTIDPFADRYDAAPIRFLYRLNPLAKIAAPLPAMVALLFSRDPVTPAAFIALAWILLLVGASLSRRAALAIFLLLPLGIAVLSGSFALWTDPAAVAETPVLWSVGDYRFHLGALYIGASTALRLAALATLALLGGLTTTGPDLVRAMIQQLRVPYRIGYTTLAAYRFVPRFAHELDVIRAAHRVRGMAGGRGPVPALRRWVGYVVPLLASAIRHAERVALSMDSRAFGAHPTRTERHLVPFRTRDYLFVIAFWAVTATLFLAASSAEIPPIGVR, from the coding sequence ATGAGCGCGACCACGATCGACCCGTTCGCCGACCGCTACGACGCGGCCCCCATCCGGTTCCTCTACCGCCTGAACCCGCTCGCGAAGATCGCGGCCCCGCTGCCCGCCATGGTCGCCCTGCTGTTCTCCCGCGACCCCGTCACTCCGGCCGCCTTCATCGCGCTGGCCTGGATCCTGCTGCTCGTCGGCGCCTCCCTGTCGCGCCGCGCGGCTCTCGCGATCTTCCTGCTGCTGCCCCTCGGCATCGCCGTGCTGAGCGGTAGCTTCGCGCTGTGGACCGACCCCGCCGCCGTCGCCGAGACACCGGTGCTGTGGAGCGTCGGCGACTACCGCTTCCACCTCGGCGCGCTCTACATCGGGGCCTCGACCGCGCTGCGGCTCGCGGCGCTGGCGACGCTCGCACTGCTCGGCGGACTCACGACCACCGGCCCCGACCTGGTGCGCGCGATGATCCAGCAACTGCGCGTGCCCTACCGGATCGGCTACACCACCCTCGCCGCGTATCGCTTCGTGCCCCGCTTCGCCCACGAGCTCGACGTCATCCGAGCCGCGCACCGCGTGCGCGGGATGGCGGGAGGACGCGGCCCCGTCCCGGCGCTGCGCCGATGGGTCGGATACGTGGTTCCCCTTCTCGCGAGCGCCATCCGGCACGCCGAACGCGTCGCACTGTCGATGGACTCGCGCGCGTTCGGGGCGCACCCCACGCGCACCGAACGCCACCTCGTGCCCTTCCGCACCCGCGACTACCTCTTCGTGATCGCCTTCTGGGCCGTCACCGCCACCCTCTTCCTCGCCGCCTCGAGCGCGGAGATCCCACCGATCGGAGTCCGATGA
- a CDS encoding ECF transporter S component — protein sequence MTTRQRASTRYLLTCAVLGVAGGLLTVGMNWASIGLAAVAPAFISVTIGAWILPSMTGMALLQRPGAGLLIAVLAGLVNAPLTPFGFAQLPTVIMAGVLSELPFAVSLYRVWKKWVFYFGYVVLITAFSTLWVVAVDAAMSSTAVLIGLYAATAVASFAFVWLALFVAARLRKAGVGLAVSGSRRPRVQPKSADV from the coding sequence ATGACCACGCGACAACGCGCCAGCACCCGCTACCTGCTCACCTGCGCCGTGCTCGGCGTCGCCGGCGGGCTGCTCACCGTCGGCATGAACTGGGCGAGCATCGGTCTCGCCGCCGTCGCCCCCGCCTTCATCTCGGTCACCATCGGCGCGTGGATCCTGCCGTCGATGACCGGCATGGCGCTGCTGCAGCGCCCCGGCGCCGGGCTGCTCATCGCGGTGCTCGCCGGCCTCGTCAACGCGCCGCTCACCCCGTTCGGCTTCGCCCAGCTGCCCACCGTGATCATGGCCGGGGTGCTCTCGGAGCTGCCGTTCGCCGTGAGCCTCTACCGGGTGTGGAAGAAGTGGGTGTTCTACTTCGGCTACGTCGTCCTCATCACCGCGTTCTCGACGCTGTGGGTCGTCGCCGTCGATGCGGCGATGAGCTCGACCGCCGTGCTCATCGGCCTCTACGCCGCCACCGCGGTCGCCTCGTTCGCCTTCGTCTGGCTCGCGCTGTTCGTCGCCGCCCGCCTGCGCAAGGCGGGAGTCGGTCTCGCCGTGTCCGGATCCCGACGCCCTCGCGTGCAGCCGAAGTCCGCCGATGTCTAA